CAATCGCTACTACGCGATCCAACTCGTCGCGCCACCGATGCGCGTGCTCGTTCCGGTGCGCACGGCTTCCACGATCGGCTTGCGCGCCGTGGCGATCCCGACGGCCGCCACGAGCGCGCTCGAAGCACTCCAATCCGCGGCCGACGCGCTGCCGGACGACTTCAAGACGCGCCAGGCGGCCATCGCCGACCGGCTCCGCACCGGCAACCTCGACGTGCTGGCCATGCTCGTGCGTGACTTGGCGGCGCGCGGCCGGGACCGCGTCTTCTCGCCCACCGAAGCTCGCCTGTTCGAACAGGCGCGCGTCATGCTTTGCGGCGAACTCTCGCTCGCGCTCGATGCCGCGGTCGATGTCGTCGGGCGAATGATCGACGAGCATCTGCAAGGGGCGTAGCGTGCTGCCGGCGCCGCATTCGTGGGGGCTCATGCTCCCGCCAGC
Above is a window of Candidatus Avedoeria danica DNA encoding:
- a CDS encoding CarD family transcriptional regulator, which gives rise to MLDEELPFGVGDRVFHPAHGAGIVIAIERPALHEDFNRYYAIQLVAPPMRVLVPVRTASTIGLRAVAIPTAATSALEALQSAADALPDDFKTRQAAIADRLRTGNLDVLAMLVRDLAARGRDRVFSPTEARLFEQARVMLCGELSLALDAAVDVVGRMIDEHLQGA